The Zonotrichia albicollis isolate bZonAlb1 chromosome 9, bZonAlb1.hap1, whole genome shotgun sequence genome has a window encoding:
- the TMEM207 gene encoding transmembrane protein 207 — protein MFLTLMMQRPGALCLTSWITAGTAVLCLTFFQSADSGSDCELGERCVGQSDENFSSWYVWFLVLFFLALLLSCGICCCLQCWLRRRSRLPRRTVAVFALSSSDAFCAAEAPPCPFSGSLSSCRTAEISSSPASCFSLGGTELPPSYEDVMKENKL, from the exons ATGTTTCTCACATTAATGATGCAGAGACCTGGAGCTTTGTGTTTAACTTCATGGATCACAGCAGGAACTGCAGTTCTGTGTTTAACCTTCTTCCAG TCAGCAGACTCCGGGTCGGACTGTGAGCTTGGCGAGAG GTGTGTTGGACAGAGCGATGAAAACTTTAGCAGCTGGTATGTGTG GTTCCTGGTGTTGTTtttcctggccctgctcctgtcctgcgggatctgctgctgcctgcagtgctggctgaggcGCCGGAGCCGCCTGCCCCGACGCACCGTGGCTGTCTTTGCCCTCAGCAGCTCGGATGCCTTCTGTG CTGCTGAAGCACCTCCGTGCCCATTCTCCGGatccctgagctcctgcaggactGCAGAGATTTCCTCTTCTCCTGCCTCATGCTTCAGCCTTGGGGGAACTGAATTGCCTCCATCTTATGAGGATGTTATGAAGGAAAACAAGCTCTAG